GTTGAAGGTTATGtctatcagggaaaatgtgggatttATTAGTGTGGCTAATAACAAGTATTGCCCttgtaaaataaatgaaaatttcatCGAAATTGTCTAGCAGATAAGATTGATCTTAATGCTCTAAATTCTAATTCAAATGTACCATCGTTCAAACGCCTCAAAATGTTAACAAACAACAGACTGAGTAGCCATGTGATCCCAAAAACAGACCAATTTAAAGCTGGTATATTTCTACTGAACTTTTTGATTAAATGATAAGATTAATTGATAAGGTTTTCATACATCCCCCTGATTTTGTAAGGATATTATACCTAtttttacattaaataacctcacagTTTCCCTAATACATAAATCCTGCACTAATATTGTCATCACATAATAGCAATGTAAGACAAAATCACTTAATACCCaaggttaataataatgatgcagAGCTAAACTTAACTTTAAAGATTAAGATAAACCTACGCTATGAAAAATTAATATTATGGAAAATTAAGTTAAACTTTCACTTATCTTGTCATTTCAAACAGTGTATCACCTACTGTGACTTTAACTGACTCTGCTATATCCCTGATCGGCTTCGCCCTTGCAGTTTATCACTTACCTTCAAATGTATCGTAAATCATATCGAAAATCCCTGAATCATCTAGTCTTTGCCTAAATATCCACTATTAAGTGTAAGATGTATAATGATGTCCGTTTCAACCAATTCCACAGCAAAATAGAATGGCAGGACTAAGCTGAAACTTTACCCAAAACTAATTGCTAGTGACTATCAATAGCTATGTGGATTAAACATTCACAGAAAACATTTCCATCACCTTTTCCACTTTGAGAACACAGTGGCAATGTCATTTGCCACTTTCTATCACAAGAACTTTCAAATATTAAGAGTTCAGTATATCCCATACTTCATTATCAAAGACTACAACTAACCTGATTGCCAAATACTACAAAAATATTGATGAAGCATCACTTAACTAAAACAGATTTTTCCCATTAGTTTCGTCCAAGCTAAAGCCTCTCTACTACTTTCATATCCCTTAGTATTCACCTGTTATACAAATCCAGAGTGAGGTTACCTGGAACGTAAATTGACACGATTATATCCGGCCTAAATACAGACATACCTTCGACCTTAATACAGGCACTTTCTTTTTCCTTAGAATACGTTATACTAAGCTAACATACGTAGTCATATCAATGGGTAATCACATCTGAACAGTCTCAAATAACGTATGAACTAGTGAGAATAAGCATTACACTACCGGAAAACTCTGCCAGACCGGAGACCCTGCCTACCCATCTGCCTGTTGAGTCCAGCATGGTGTGGGCGGGTCTCCCTGCTCTTATCATACATTAACACCGATTCATACTGGCCTTTGCCTTCAGTCACCGTACTTGCAAACGCCCTTATCAGCAAGAAATCAAGTGGCTCAGCACTTACACATTAATAAGTTTCACATTCAACATAAAAACTCTCTATTACCTTATTTACGATTTCCAAACTTCTAGTAAAACATCTGCAATATAAAAGCCATAGAATCTATcataagatatgaaaaaaatatatctacaaTACCAGACCAACTGAAAGTTTTAGGATACATTCCTATAAATTCTAAATGAACTgtatcattaaaaaaaagtaaCAATGATAAGAATTCTACTGCAGATGCACTTCAAAATAAACAACATTGCATCCAAATGTGGCCTCCGTCTCACGTGACGATGACGAATTTGAAATCACCTCAGTACAGAAGAAAACTTCTTAAATTCAACCATACTTATATTGCTGACTGCACAAGGTAAGCTGATATGGCTTTTTAAGTGATAAATGGCTACTGACATCATTATGGGTAACTGTAATATCCCAGCCACACGTGTGGATATTTCAACTCAACCGTATACATTGCGAAAGGCCATTTATTGCTGTTAATttgcaaaatataaataataatttatatagtataagaaacgCAATAATTATAAACTTATTCCACATCTAAAATGTGCTGTTGGTGATTGTTGGAAGGGGGAGAGATAAATTTAAGCCCTCTGTTTACGAATCTAATTTTcattggccatttttttttctacttttattATTGCATAAATATTTCGTTGAGTATTCAGATGAATAGATAAGACTCTATATTAGGGTTACTTTACATGATACCAGTATGCTTTATTTTTTATGAAGAACTTACAGTATAATCATAGCTCTTGTCGCTCCTGGCCATTACCCTAGGAGCTGATGTGCTTGTTTGCGTTAAATGTCAAAGACAGTAGTTTGTTTCATTTATACATGATTTCCTAGTTTCATGATATGGGTTGATAGGAGCACTGTGAGGAAAAGACATAGTACAGAACGATTGCAGGGTTGGATGGGTAGGTAGATCAACGCAGGAATTAATGAATTAATGGATGTAAGAATGTAGGCTAAAATTGATGGAAGCATGAATGCATGGGCAGAGCTGCTAAGCACATGATGAATATATGGACATCATAGGAAAAAGCTGCTAGCAATACTGGATGTATAACTAAATACTAATATGAATATGCTATAGTGTAATATTTCTTTAAACAGAGATGGAGATGACCGGACTTTATGATTGGATAAAATTGGCAGTTTCGTTTGCTCGTCACCTTTGCAAGGGAGTCATTACGATCTTTGTCTTTTCGTTTTCCTTCGCTGCTCAGTGATGTCATGCTTTCGGGATTATTTTGTTGTCATTATTTTCGAGTTGTTATGCTGAGGTAGTAGTAGAACCTATGGGTGGACCTGTTTCCATTACATAAAATGTGGTTTTACCTTAACACacagagtttaaaaaaaaaatgaaattttttaaaaCTTCAAAAGGCAGATAAAGGTGCCTTTCGTCCTAAATGTTTACAGTTCCTCTTTTTCCAATGACTTCCGTCTAACAAGACGAAGTAGCATAATCATCCCAGACATCGCACTTCAGCCCTCTAATACAGAGGTTAATAACCATTTTACGTATAAGATCGCTTAGAGACACCGGCTGCGTCTGTGAACCACTTTTAGCATATATCCAATATTATATTGGGTCTGAAATCGCTATCCAGAACAAATCATACCAACCAAACCCTCCCTAGAAATGGgtatttatggtaaaaaagaatTATTTATCCTACCGTGGACCACAAGTGGTCCATGGTCCACAGGATAAGAACCCTTGCACTAGAATATGAGTCGTAGCTTATCTATGACTTTGCAAGTAATTTACGTCTTTCGTTGCTGACACACAAATACGTTTGCATTTTTCAAAATCACATCCAATAAAACTATTTTGATGAATAGTTATCTTTTGAAGATTGTCGACTATGTGGACAAGCATGCCATAATTCCAATATGGTTGTAATTGATCTGATATTGTAACAGCTATTTTTATAGTTAAAtttcatataaatataaatgaatttttCCTTCAATTGCATATTTATGCACTTCACTAGCACATGGAAATAGATTCTGTCAGACATTGACTTAATGCCCGGGCCATGTGCTtacacagtgagtgtatgtggACTGAAGATTATCCTAGGCGCACGATGTTGAATTTTCCCGTTGGTGGATGTAGCATGTAGATATATTTTCttaacatgtataaacatacgtatacataccgcAGCTTACACCAGTTACCCATTCACTAGCCCGTTCCTAagtagaggatgaacagctgggttgactgtgagcccaGCTGGCTGTAACTTGCGCCCAGGCTAGTGAGATTAGTGGATCGCAGTGCTACCCACTTTACTTGGTAAGGTCATGCATCTGTATGAGCATTCTTGTTTGTGCTTTGATCTTCGTTTAACAGTCAGTTTAACCCTCAGAACAGAAGTTTGAACCACAAAACAATTCAAATGAATCATAGTAAAAAATAATTCCTTCAGTAATTCTTTATTTAGCATATGTACAGATTGTAACATTAGCTTTTAGTGATTTAGTGATACATTCAGTGTTGTAGATCGTAAAACAGGTGATAACAAGACAGTGTTAGAATTTTAACAATACTGTATGATACTGTTCGTCTGAGGTGTTAGGTTAGTGTTGAGAGCCGTCAGAACTCGCCATCCTTTCTCATTAGTGTACTAAGAAGCTGTCTTTCAGACACTTCGTACGTCACCTTACATTTTTAGTCTCATTTGTACAAAGTAAAAACGCTTTGAACTTAAATGAATCCTATGTTTATGGTTCTACTTAGCATAGATGTGTCAGATGTATTGTCTAGCCTTATTTATCAACATGTGTATATTCCTTTTATAGGATTGGAACTTGTTTGATTGATGCCTTGTGTACCATTTGGACAGCTTTGATAGGATCCACTGCTCTCCGTGCAAAGGACGGGGTGCACAGTAGGTTATCGAATCCCGATCCCCTTTTAGCAATACCTGTACATTCTTGCaagtttttcttatattttggtAGATAATTATTCTGAAGTAGATTAATACTTGAGAGCTTACACATATGATTATTATTGGTAGATAATTATTCTGAAGTAGATTAATACTTTAGAGCTTACACATATGATTATTATTGGTAGATAATTATTCTGAAGTAGATTAATACTTGAGAGCTTACACATATTATTATTGGTTAAAATACAATGATTGATGTTACTTAATCCAAAGAAAAATAACTTGTTTGTGCCCCGAAAACAATAGTTAGCTGCATTAGGGAAGGTCTGAGCCAGTACTCTCCCTGCGGTGTGTTACTTCTTAGAAGATTGTCATCTGTGGGTTCACTGAGGCTCTGGCTACCAGCACCTTATCCCCTACTTTCACTGGTCCTGTGACGTCAATGCCCATGTTAATGCCAAAGATAGGCTTGGCCTCCCAAGCCTTAGCCAAACTGGGCGGCTCGCTCAGTATCCGGAACCTGTGTGACAGGGAAGAACTAGTGTAAATATCGTAATGGACGAATGGAAATAACATCATAATTCGGGTGGTGACCGGAGGGGACACAGTCAGTGATGTTTTGTGGTCGACTGTGTGACACAGGTTCATATTTGTCCTAATCATACCTTCCCTCCTGTTGGTTTCCCTCCTACCGTCCCATTCCTCCTGTTTGTGTCCCTGCCTCACCTCATGCTAGTCTCTTTATTACCcattccctctctcctaccattcCTCAACCCCTTTTATTCGTCTCCATTTtaaccttcctctcccacctGCTTATTCCCTTCCATGAAACTCGCTGCCCACCCGCCCATGTTGTGACCCTACATTTTCCATCCTCATCCTATACTGCCCTATACCTCCCTACCCTACACTTACCCCcgtccctcctttcccctcccctaccctacacTCACATCCGtctaacccctcccctcccctacacttACCTACGGAGGGAGGCGAGAGGTTCCTGTTCGGGGTTCCTTTCACCTGTGGTAGGATCCACTGTCGTTGTTATACACCTGTGAAAAGGAAAGGGTCACTAAATACAATACTTCGCCAGTAACTGATGTTCATCATCTCACGGGCTGTCCAAAACTCCAAACTCTTTGTTAATTCCAagtaatgttttacttttttatggtgaaggctccagtcacagacaaaagtccacattaacgAGAGGCACtaattgatatacaaagaagtcaataaaaggaaaaaaaagagacaaagtaAAGTATTTACGAAGTTTTGGAGGTAGTGAACATTATCTCTAAATTTTCTTAGTAACATATTTGGATataacattacattacattatattGTTTAACGAACACACTTCAATGCAGTTCATTACATACACAATCCCTCCATGCCTTATGTGTGACCTCATCACCAATGTTTGTACTAAGAACCATCTACAAACGATACTCGGTAAAGAGACTGTGGAAAAGCATGAATGCTTCTTCCTGTCCTGTTAACAGAGGGAGTACTAAACATGTTTAAAGAGACTGTGGAAAAGCATGAATGATTCTTCCTATCCTGTTAACAGAGGGACATTAAACATCAAGCAAGGCAAGAGTTGAGAGACAAATAGAAACGAGAAATCGACAGGAAACCTTTAGATTCAATATAGGACATCTGGAGTTATCTTGGGCATGTTGACGTGCTGATTCTTGGCTACGGAACAGCCTTTGGGGCTGGTGGCCAGGATCCCAACATCATCGACAAAAAGAAAACGGTAGCCAAAGCCTTAGGCTAAAGCCCCAAGTAACATTACGAAGTACTCACCTCTGGCAGGGCTTGATCAGCCTGAGGACCACTTGGCCGATCTTCACGAAGGCCCAGTCGTCCTCGTCGAACGGCGGCGCCCCTCGGACGATGATGTTGGCCCGGAAACGAGCCATGGTGACGGGGTCTTCCAAGCGGTCGTTGAGGTCTTTCAGCGACGACTCTGACGTCAATAGGTAGGCGCAGGTGTCCGCGTAGTACGTCTTGAGTGAGAATCATTTACTAAGGACAGACTACTCACTGATTCTTACGTCTAGGGTGAGAATCATTTACTAAGGACAGACTACTCACTGATTCTTACGTCTAGGGTGAGAATCATTTACTAAGGACAGACTACTCACTGATTCTTACGCCTTGGATGAGAATCATTTACCAAGAACAGACTATTAACTGAATCTTTCTCATACTGAAAACAGTTGAAAATCGAAGGAAAAAGAGGTACCAAAAGATATGAGTAATACGTGTACCAACCTACAGTATCTATAAACATGCTCATTTTACTCGTATTAAGAGCATACATCAGGGTTACATGCTCATTTTACTCGTATTAAGAGCATACCTTAAGGTTACAAGATCTCCCACTCACTCTATCTTTATTCCGATACCGTGGGAAGTCATAGTAGTCCATTCTGCGAGCTGGTCTGTCCTCCACCAAGTTTCCTTTGTACAACAGTCGAACCTCCGTCTCGCCGTTGAAGAGGACAGTGGTAAGCCACTTGGCAGCTTCGTCTCCACAGTCTACGCCTCGCGCATAATAAGTCCAGACCCTGCGGGTATTTACGATTTGATTTACCGGAAAGACTGTTTTCTAAACGGGAGAAAACGTTGTCAGTGTCACATTGGTAAATTGGTACACCTCTTTCTCAGTGATGTGGAGGTAAATGTATAAGAGTTGCCGTTTATAGTCACGAGGTATTTATAAATCTGAGATGAATAAATGAGCGAAAGCTGCAACCAGGATCTTAATAATAACCAATACGAAATACAGTAATTAACGTAAATCATATTACAATTGGAGGGCTGTAGAAAATTTGTAAATGAAAAGTTCGCTGAATACATATTGTATAATGGATAAATTGCTACGTGAGAACAGATATATTATTGCTTTTTTATTTGTATGCACCTTTAGGGGGAAATGTTCATGGTAATGTTTCTAAATTAGATGGTAACTGAGAATTTGGTTTGAGATTTGCTGGTGGTGAATAGATGAAGCCGAGACACTAACGTTAGCTGAACAGAAACTAAACCAAACCAAAGTACCCTAACATACCCaaaacctagctgttcatcttccatgaaaagaaaattgaaaaaaaaaaaaaatcagttccaCCGGAATCCAGAATTAAATATTACACAAATTAGACAATTCGTTCATAACAGTGCTATGGGTTGAAAAGTCTTTCCTCCACTCACTTGGTGTGGACAATCTTCCACTCTCTGAGAGCTTTTTGTAGGTCAAACTTGATTGGCGGGAAGCCGTCAGCCTCAAGTGTGACGGTGTGGTCTTCTAATGTCAGCGCCACCATTGTCAGTCGTCCTGCTTGGCGACACGTCACAAATCTACAGTCTTTTGCCTGTACCACCAGGAAGGACCTGGATGGAGTAAAAGTATAACATATAAGTATTATTATCTATGGTTTAAAGGCCAGTTCATGAacgctatgtgtatatataccttacatgagcaaggtgcccattttatcgaccacctcctaagggtggatgaacagctgggttcactgtggGTTGACAGCAACATCCAGGATAccaacctgtgcgctcgaccctgggcggcccgtgaatacgccACAGTCAGGAACGCCAACTACTACACCTTGGAAGTCCTTTGGCACTAAATTAATACCCTTGAGtacaaggatacgacccttgggtatgatggtgtgacctttgatctAATCCTCTGAGGTCAGTTCAAAgagcaggccatcatacccaggttTCGTGCTGTCCGGTCATGCTAAAAGGTCGTTAACATCATGGTTAAATACCGTACTTATTTAGGTCTTGATCTCTCATcagttaatggttttgatgcgaGAAAATATCACTAATCACCCCTGCTAATGTGACATATTAACTTCTTCAAAACTAAGATCTTAAAATAGCCTCTACttcatttgtttcatttattttcatttataggAACCATAAGTTTGcaattttcatttacttttgaATGAAAAAATATCGGATACATATTTTTCAATCATAACGCGTGTCTGAAAAGTGAAATTGCCATTCAGTAATTCTAAGGTAATTTGTAATTTAACTCATCACCCTGCTACTGCGCTAATGTCATGTTAGCATTTCACTAAATTCAACTTTTTTACATGTATATTATTTTGAATAAGAAAATACTATGTGATTTATCAATTCAAGTATATGCAATATAGTAAATAAGGCAACTTGCATAAGTACATATTTTCCATAACGTTGACGGTGCTCAGATCAACAGACGGGTGCTGGTTAGCAATGCCGAAAACCACTTTCTCGTTTTGTTGGCCATTTTATGGTGTTCTTATCCTAAGATGTGATACCAAAGAAGAGATTGAAGTACAAGAAAAGGCGTCCTATGGCCAAAGTCTCAAAGGTACGTTCTTCAAGTAGGtttcaaggaaagtcagaaaatgtAGAATTTTGAAATGGAAGTGGACTAGGTGAGGTAAAGTCACGTTAGCAGTTATCGTTGTAAGGACTCAGATGGTACCACTCACGTCAAAAAATATATTAAGAACGGGATATACCTCAAAGACGTCCCAAAGTGAGTTAGGAATGTCTTGAAGGCGACGTAGCAAAACATTATTTGCGTCAGATTCTTGCCAACGAACCCATGTGGTATGAATGTAAACAAAATTGAGATGTTAATAATTATGAAGGTTAATAGAACAAAATTGTGTTTGAGTAGTATTTTTCCCCCATTTGAGAAAGGTTTTGTCTGTGTAGTAGTATATAAAAAAGCTGTACTAGTCTATAAAGTGCTGTAGTAGTATATGAAGTAACATGAAGCAGTGTATTATTAAAAACATAATCCTTTGGAAACGGTTTTGAGATAAACTTTCAGTTTGTATCATCAGTGTTAACACAATCTCCCTATCTTTTCAGGGAGGCTTGCTGGAGGCTCAAGATGCACAGCCAGTGGGTAACAGATACAAGGAAAACTAGAACTAAGAATTCATTCGTCTCAGGTTTATTAAAGCTTTTTGAGATTGATAAATTCCTAGCTCTTCCTTTAACTTTTCTTTGATAACTTTTACCCACTTGTTCACCATGGGGTACACTGGAGGAAAGTCTTCTGTAAACGGAGGTATGTAAAGACAGACTTTATTTATAGACTTGTATGTATGCAGGATTCTAAATACATTTACACTTTTTGCATGACGTTGCAGCCCCTTAGATGTGATGgtctgatctttgacctgaccctttaagggtcaAGCCATCGTACCGTAGGGTAGCAATGTTGTTGTTAAGGAGTTAATGTTTTATTCTCGTCGGTTCTTTAGCATGTGAGTAGACCTCCTAATGTTgtcatataatgtgtgtgtgtgtgtgtgtgtgtgtttgtatgtcggGTTTGATATAGGATCTGCCATCTTAACCTTCAAGCAGGAATGTTAAATATATGTACAAGTTGATGTGTACGTTATGTCATCTGTTGACTTTGGCAGTTTTGATGTAGAGTTTAAGGTGCTTAGCAAGACGGTAAATGCCAAggtatcagatttttttttttttgacgaaatGTAAAGCTTGTTATTAAATGCACGGTACCCGTGGAATGTGTTTATAAGTTCTTGAAGGTCAAGTCTAATTGAGCTGTTGATACGAGACACACAGTTGTTCCAGGGAAGTTTTGTttttgatagtggtggtggtggtgttgataatggtgaagagagtggtggtgatagtgttgagtggtggtgaGAGTCTGAGTTTAGAAAGACTCGTTCCTGACACCGGGTGAACTGACTGACCTGTCCTGGAGGTCACCATGAGCGAGGCCATGGGTGGTGGCCTGGGCTTGCTCCACCGACACGCCCCGACCAGACTTGAGCGGGAAGATGGTCAGGTCGCTGACCtcgcccacctcctcccacctgccgGCAAGTCAAGTAAATGTCATTTGCTGTCATCACAACCCTGAAGACAGGGGAATGTTGCAACACACATACAAATGTCTGAAGAAAACAGACAAGCACGAAGAAAGATAACCTTTTGAGCATGACACAATGACCCATTGGTGTGATAGGCTGaactttgacctgattcttaggGGTCAGATGAAGTAGGTATACGAAGGGACTTATACAGAAGGCATTTGCTTGAACTTAAAGATTAAAGCTGACCTTTACAAGATTATgtgattaaacatatatatatatatatatatatatatatatatatatatatatatatatatatatatatatatatatatatatatatgaagtgtggcTAATCTGTTCATCAACCGACAACAAAACACAACTTATATTTGGTTGTAAACTCACTCATCAGGAAGTTGTAACGAGGTGTATCGTCTCCACGCCCACCAGCCAGCAAGCGCTCCCACACCCACGCTCACAGCCACGCCCACCGCTGTCTTCTCCAACATCCTGACAAAGCAAAGACTGTTGATGAAACATTAACCTAgtatctgacctgacccttctgtCATATGACATGCGTTTACATTGTTGATGTTGGATGTACTCACATAGCACTTCAGTGTACATACATCGAGAAATTCACATATATACAGGTTCTTTGTAGACAGCAAGAGGATTGATTTACATATGTTAGAAAACGGAAGGTAGACCCGAGGATACAAGGAATACGTTCTTTTATTTGATGTGGTTTATACTCAGCAGTTCTGTTCAGTGTTAGAAGAAAGCACTCGGGTAAAGTACATGACAAGAGAGCAATTTCGATTTGGTGAAAACTGAGAATAATGATAGTATACCAATGAAGAAAGAGGAGCTGAGGAATTAGAAGTTGAATGCAGTGATgactggtggaaaaaaaaaagacaaggtacCCAAGGTAGGGCCTTTTACGAGTATAAAACCCGTATCATACACCCAGATGTTTGTTTACAAATCATGAGTTCACTCCGGAGGCACAGGTCCTTGTTAGCCATGGACGTATATACTTTCACTCAAGCACGTACAAGTTGGTCGTCATCTTCCCTCGGTTGCTGTGAGTAGGGCGGATCTGATAATGAGGCGGGGTGGGATAATGGTGTTTGTGGAAGGTTGGGAGAAACAATGGTATGGGAGGAAGCATGTGAGTCATAGTGGTTCATGTGAGGTTATTGTCTCGGGTGTGATTCATGAGCTGTCACTCTCTggggcacgaccccttgagcacgacgctgtccCGCGTGCGCggtggcacgaccccttgagcaagacggcggTAAGatccacgcgtgtgtgtgtgatggtcaaaGACCGGGGTTTCGTGTCCCTAAGGGTCGTATACTCTAGTCAAGGGGTTCAAAAACCTCCCTCAGGAGGAACCTGTTCCGTGTCAGCTCGTGGTGGTTCTTGTGTCTTGTCTGTCGTTTTCTCATACGAGCCCAACCTCCTCTGCCTCCTGAGCTGCTATTATTCACCCCATCACaccgtctccccccctcccccccccacaacgtgtcctccccatcaccccgtGTCGTCCTCTCAATGAAATGATACATAGTTTGGCCCTAAGAGAGACGTGTATGTGCGTCTAGATTCTCTCGGTCCACGTCAAGCACATGGGGCCTTTCTGCATGTCAGTTCGTCCAGTGGGATTATATGTCTTACATATTAGCTGAGTTGTGCCACTGCTTCTACAAGTAGgtcgtgtgttggtgtgtgtgattaggaggaggaggaacttgtaAGGTTGCGGTGATGACCTTGCTGCGGTAGGGCAAGGCTGGTGTGAGGAATTTAACTGGGTGTGTTGGGGCAACCACATTATTCAGGATTTTACCttagttttcttcttttgttttctcagTTGAGGGTTCCAGTTACATGCAGAATGCCTCCTCGTTACAAAGTCGCGTGTGAGAAGGGAGCAagagaaataaacaaaataatctcAGCTTTTGAGGATTTAAAAACCAGACCTTTCCAAAGGAATAAGTTGTAGCTGGTTGAGGAGATATGATAtaaagttccaaagtttagcagCGATGGAAAAGAAACAGAGATCACAACGGTCCAATCTTGAGCAGTTAACAATGCACACTAATCACATAACGCAGTGGCATGCTGAATAGTATGTTCTTTAGCTAATGGGGGGTATGCAAGGAGCCAGTTCTCAAGAGAAAAGTAACATATGTAGAAGAAGGGAAAGAACTAACAGAGCAGCGTAGGGCAAATGGTAGTAAGTTTTGACGTCAGAATGAGAGAGTTGCTGAGCTGCATTGCCTTAAAC
The sequence above is a segment of the Panulirus ornatus isolate Po-2019 chromosome 12, ASM3632096v1, whole genome shotgun sequence genome. Coding sequences within it:
- the LOC139751871 gene encoding mitochondrial amidoxime reducing component 2-like, producing the protein MLEKTAVGVAVSVGVGALAGWWAWRRYTSLQLPDEWEEVGEVSDLTIFPLKSGRGVSVEQAQATTHGLAHGDLQDRSFLVVQAKDCRFVTCRQAGRLTMVALTLEDHTVTLEADGFPPIKFDLQKALREWKIVHTKVWTYYARGVDCGDEAAKWLTTVLFNGETEVRLLYKGNLVEDRPARRMDYYDFPRYRNKDRTYYADTCAYLLTSESSLKDLNDRLEDPVTMARFRANIIVRGAPPFDEDDWAFVKIGQVVLRLIKPCQRCITTTVDPTTGERNPEQEPLASLRRFRILSEPPSLAKAWEAKPIFGINMGIDVTGPVKVGDKVLVARASVNPQMTIF